A single window of Streptomyces xanthii DNA harbors:
- a CDS encoding M4 family metallopeptidase, translating to MTSNPAGFQPVFCSIVPPHLLDKVARSSNATAAERARLTLERDALERGRRRDTVVARTAVVPRPVAPEDQKPNRTIYDAAHGTELPGTKVRGESDEPGRDATVNRAFAGLGATFELYLRKYARWSIDGNGLALDATVHYDQDYNNAFWNGEQMVFGDGDGEIFLDFTLPVDVIGHELTHGVTQYTANLTYAGQPGALNESLSDVFGSLIKQYSLGQSAAEADWLIGAGLLAPSVQGVALRSMKAPGTAYDDDVLGKDPQPADMEHYVDTEEDNGGVHINSGIPNHAFYLLATELGGQAWERAGQIWFDTLTGGELAQDASFADFAQLTAETARERYGAGDETQAVLKAWEQVGVPTS from the coding sequence ATGACTTCGAACCCCGCCGGCTTCCAGCCCGTCTTCTGCTCGATCGTCCCCCCGCACCTGCTCGACAAGGTGGCCCGGTCCTCGAACGCGACGGCCGCCGAGCGCGCCCGACTCACCCTCGAACGCGACGCCCTGGAGCGCGGCCGGCGCCGCGACACCGTCGTCGCCCGCACCGCCGTCGTCCCCCGGCCCGTCGCCCCCGAGGACCAGAAGCCGAACCGCACCATCTACGACGCCGCGCACGGCACCGAACTGCCCGGCACGAAGGTGCGCGGCGAGAGCGACGAGCCGGGCCGGGACGCCACCGTCAACCGGGCGTTCGCCGGCCTCGGCGCCACCTTCGAGCTGTACCTGCGGAAGTACGCCCGCTGGTCGATCGACGGCAACGGGCTCGCGCTCGACGCGACGGTCCACTACGACCAGGACTACAACAACGCGTTCTGGAACGGCGAGCAGATGGTGTTCGGCGACGGGGACGGCGAGATCTTCCTCGACTTCACCCTGCCCGTCGACGTGATCGGCCACGAACTCACCCACGGCGTCACCCAGTACACGGCGAACCTGACCTACGCGGGCCAGCCGGGCGCCCTCAACGAGTCGCTCTCCGACGTCTTCGGCTCCCTCATCAAGCAGTACTCGCTCGGCCAGAGCGCCGCCGAGGCCGACTGGCTGATCGGCGCGGGGCTGCTCGCGCCGAGCGTCCAGGGCGTGGCGCTGCGCTCCATGAAGGCGCCGGGCACCGCGTACGACGACGACGTCCTCGGCAAGGACCCGCAGCCCGCCGACATGGAGCACTACGTGGACACCGAGGAGGACAACGGCGGCGTCCACATCAACTCCGGCATCCCCAACCACGCCTTCTACCTGCTGGCCACCGAACTCGGCGGGCAGGCGTGGGAGCGGGCCGGGCAGATCTGGTTCGACACCCTCACCGGCGGCGAGCTGGCACAGGACGCCTCCTTCGCGGACTTCGCGCAGCTGACCGCGGAGACCGCCCGGGAGCGGTACGGGGCGGGCGACGAGACCCAGGCCGTGCTCAAGGCCTGGGAACAGGTCGGGGTGCCGACGAGCTGA
- a CDS encoding GH1 family beta-glucosidase, which produces MPATPDASPLPKFPPGFLWGVSTSAHQIEGAAEGRAPSIWDVFGAEPGRIKDGSTADTACDHVARHREDVDLVHGLGVGAYRFSVSWPRVLRPGGLDFYDRLVDELCARGVRPVPTLFHWDLPVEVEEAGGWLSRDTAARFAAHAQTVAARLADRTGTWITLNEPAEHTLLGHALGAHAPGKKLLFDALPVAHHQLLAHGLAAQALRAAGATDIGIANSHGPTWPASAGPADAAAADLYDVVLNRLFSDPLLLGRYPDGFGELMPADDLAGDLKVISEGTLDWYGVNYYQPTKVGAPLAGGTDVEFSGLTLPAELPFSVREIEGHPVTDFGWPVVPDALTELLTSFRDRYGDRLPPVVITENGCAYEGLDDRARIAYLDGHLRALHRAMEAGADVRGYFVWSLLDNWEWAEGYTKRFGLIHVDYATGTRTPKASYAWLRDALREQKAPRS; this is translated from the coding sequence ATGCCAGCCACCCCGGACGCGTCGCCGCTCCCGAAGTTCCCGCCCGGCTTCCTGTGGGGTGTCTCCACCTCCGCCCACCAGATCGAGGGCGCCGCCGAGGGACGCGCGCCCTCGATCTGGGACGTGTTCGGCGCCGAACCCGGGCGGATCAAGGACGGCTCCACCGCGGACACGGCCTGCGACCACGTGGCCCGTCACCGCGAGGACGTGGACCTCGTCCACGGTCTCGGGGTCGGCGCGTACCGCTTCTCCGTGTCCTGGCCGCGGGTGCTGCGGCCCGGCGGCCTCGACTTCTACGACCGGCTCGTCGACGAGCTGTGCGCGCGGGGCGTGCGGCCGGTTCCGACCCTCTTCCACTGGGACCTGCCCGTCGAGGTCGAGGAGGCCGGCGGCTGGCTGTCCCGGGACACCGCGGCCCGGTTCGCTGCCCACGCGCAGACCGTCGCGGCGCGGCTCGCCGACCGCACCGGCACCTGGATCACCCTCAACGAGCCCGCCGAACACACCCTGCTCGGCCACGCCCTCGGCGCGCACGCGCCCGGCAAGAAGCTGCTGTTCGACGCGCTGCCGGTCGCCCACCACCAGCTCCTCGCGCACGGGCTCGCCGCGCAGGCGCTGCGCGCGGCGGGCGCCACCGACATCGGCATCGCCAACTCCCACGGCCCGACCTGGCCCGCCTCCGCCGGACCGGCCGACGCCGCGGCCGCCGACCTGTACGACGTCGTCCTCAACCGGCTCTTCTCCGACCCGCTGCTGCTCGGCCGCTACCCCGACGGGTTCGGCGAGCTGATGCCGGCCGACGACCTCGCCGGCGACCTGAAGGTCATCTCCGAAGGCACCCTCGACTGGTACGGGGTGAACTACTACCAGCCGACCAAGGTGGGGGCGCCGCTGGCCGGCGGTACGGACGTGGAGTTCTCCGGACTGACGCTGCCCGCCGAACTGCCCTTCTCGGTACGGGAGATCGAGGGACACCCGGTGACGGACTTCGGCTGGCCCGTCGTCCCCGACGCGCTCACCGAACTCCTCACCTCCTTCCGCGACCGGTACGGGGACCGGCTGCCGCCCGTTGTCATCACCGAGAACGGCTGCGCGTACGAGGGCCTCGACGACCGGGCCCGCATCGCCTACCTGGACGGACACCTGCGGGCCCTGCACCGGGCGATGGAGGCGGGCGCCGACGTGCGCGGCTACTTCGTCTGGTCGCTCCTCGACAACTGGGAATGGGCCGAGGGCTACACGAAGCGCTTCGGCCTGATCCACGTCGATTACGCGACCGGGACCCGCACACCGAAGGCCTCGTACGCCTGGCTGCGCGACGCGCTGCGGGAGCAGAAGGCGCCGCGGTCATGA
- a CDS encoding protealysin inhibitor emfourin: protein MRIHVRRTGGFAGVPRQAEIDTAGHADEHEWRELAAAALAEGRDSPPTGVPDGFSYTITVDGRTVYCADPRLTPEQRRLITRVLKEGA, encoded by the coding sequence ATGCGGATTCACGTCAGGCGCACGGGCGGCTTCGCCGGGGTCCCCCGGCAGGCCGAGATCGACACGGCGGGCCACGCAGACGAGCACGAGTGGCGGGAGCTGGCCGCGGCGGCGCTCGCCGAGGGCCGCGACAGCCCGCCCACCGGGGTGCCCGACGGGTTCAGCTACACGATCACCGTGGACGGGCGGACGGTGTACTGCGCGGATCCGCGGCTCACTCCGGAGCAGCGCAGGCTGATCACCCGGGTCCTGAAGGAGGGCGCCTGA
- a CDS encoding mechanosensitive ion channel family protein — MTALSIDFTQGLNDAWSKVAQFVPRLAAFLTILVVGWFVAKVIRNVLDRVLRKAGSERLARSAGADKLLKGASFDLTGLVCRIVYLALMLIILQLALGTFGPNPVSDMINGLVAWLPRAVVAVVLVVVAMAVANAVRSITAGALAGTSYGHTVAGVLWGAVVALGVIAALGQAGIATTVTQPVLYAILATVAGILIVGVGGGMIMPMRQRVDRWMNAAEQEAARAKGAGGPAAYQAGHHDARAQAQPPQQAHPYPPGTYAPGAGPTYGGQHPGGAQYQGGAQHQGGPGW, encoded by the coding sequence ATGACCGCCCTGTCCATCGACTTCACCCAGGGGCTGAACGATGCCTGGTCGAAGGTCGCCCAGTTCGTCCCCCGGCTCGCCGCCTTCCTGACCATCCTGGTCGTCGGCTGGTTCGTCGCCAAGGTGATCCGCAACGTGCTCGACCGGGTCCTGCGCAAGGCCGGTTCCGAGCGCCTGGCCCGCTCGGCGGGCGCCGACAAGCTGCTCAAGGGCGCGTCCTTCGATCTGACCGGACTCGTCTGCAGAATCGTTTACCTGGCCCTGATGCTGATCATTCTCCAGCTCGCCCTCGGCACCTTCGGGCCCAACCCGGTCAGCGACATGATCAACGGCCTCGTCGCCTGGCTGCCCCGCGCCGTCGTCGCCGTCGTGCTCGTCGTCGTCGCCATGGCCGTCGCCAACGCCGTCCGCTCCATCACCGCGGGCGCCCTGGCCGGCACCTCGTACGGGCACACGGTCGCCGGCGTCCTGTGGGGAGCCGTCGTCGCGCTCGGCGTCATCGCCGCGCTCGGCCAGGCCGGCATCGCCACCACGGTCACCCAGCCCGTGCTCTACGCGATCCTCGCCACCGTCGCGGGCATCCTGATCGTCGGCGTGGGCGGCGGCATGATCATGCCGATGCGGCAGCGCGTGGACCGCTGGATGAACGCCGCCGAGCAGGAGGCCGCCCGGGCCAAGGGCGCCGGCGGCCCGGCCGCGTACCAGGCCGGTCACCACGACGCCCGCGCCCAGGCCCAGCCGCCGCAGCAGGCCCACCCGTATCCGCCGGGCACGTACGCCCCGGGTGCGGGCCCCACGTACGGCGGGCAGCACCCGGGCGGCGCGCAGTACCAGGGCGGAGCACAGCACCAGGGTGGCCCGGGCTGGTAG
- the leuA gene encoding 2-isopropylmalate synthase gives MANRQQTSRMPIHKYGQYEQVDIADRTWPNQRITTAPRWLSTDLRDGNQALIDPMSPERKRRMFDQLVKMGYKEIEVGFPASGQTDFDFVRSIIEEPGAIPDDVTISVLTQAREDLIERTVESLKGAKRATVHLYNATAPVFRRVVFRGSKDDIKQIAVDGTRLVMEYAEKLLGPETEFGYQYSPEIFTDTELDFALEVCEAVMDVYQPGPGREIILNLPATVERSTPSTHADRFEWMGRNLSRREHVVLSVHPHNDRGTAVAAAELAVMAGADRVEGCLFGQGERTGNVDLVTLGMNLFSQGVDPQIDFSDIDEIRRTWEYCNQMEVHPRHPYVGDLVYTSFSGSHQDAIKKGFDAMEADAKAKGVTVDDIEWAVPYLPIDPKDVGRSYEAVIRVNSQSGKGGIAYVLKNDHKLDLPRRMQVEFSKVIQAKTDAEGGEVTPKDIWNVFQDEYLPNAGNPWGRIQVKTGQTTTDTDGVDRLTVEAEVDGTEQILVGTGNGPISAFFDALQAIGVDARLLDYQEHTMSEGASAVAASYIEVAIEDKVLWGIGIDANTTRASLKAVVSAVNRAAR, from the coding sequence ATGGCGAACCGCCAGCAGACCAGCCGCATGCCCATCCACAAGTACGGTCAGTACGAGCAGGTCGACATCGCCGACCGCACCTGGCCGAACCAGCGGATCACCACTGCTCCTCGCTGGCTCTCCACGGACCTGCGCGACGGCAACCAGGCCCTGATCGACCCCATGTCGCCCGAGCGCAAGCGCCGGATGTTCGACCAGCTGGTCAAGATGGGTTACAAGGAGATCGAGGTCGGCTTCCCGGCCTCCGGCCAGACCGACTTCGACTTCGTCCGCTCGATCATCGAGGAGCCGGGCGCCATCCCGGACGACGTGACGATCTCCGTACTGACCCAGGCCCGCGAGGACCTGATCGAGCGCACGGTGGAGTCGCTGAAGGGCGCCAAGCGCGCCACGGTCCACCTGTACAACGCCACCGCTCCCGTCTTCCGCCGCGTGGTCTTCCGCGGCTCCAAGGACGACATCAAGCAGATCGCCGTCGACGGCACCCGCCTGGTGATGGAGTACGCGGAGAAGCTGCTGGGCCCCGAGACCGAGTTCGGCTACCAGTACAGCCCCGAGATCTTCACGGACACCGAGCTGGACTTCGCCCTGGAGGTCTGCGAGGCCGTCATGGACGTCTACCAGCCGGGTCCGGGCCGCGAGATCATCCTCAACCTGCCCGCCACGGTGGAGCGTTCGACCCCGTCGACGCACGCGGACCGCTTCGAGTGGATGGGCCGCAACCTGTCCCGCCGCGAGCACGTCGTCCTGTCGGTCCACCCTCACAACGACCGGGGCACCGCCGTCGCGGCGGCCGAGCTGGCCGTGATGGCCGGCGCCGACCGCGTCGAGGGCTGCCTGTTCGGCCAGGGCGAGCGCACCGGCAACGTCGACCTGGTCACCCTGGGCATGAACCTGTTCTCGCAGGGCGTCGACCCGCAGATCGACTTCTCCGACATCGACGAGATCCGTCGCACGTGGGAGTACTGCAACCAGATGGAGGTCCACCCGCGCCACCCGTACGTGGGCGACCTGGTCTACACGTCCTTCTCCGGCTCCCACCAGGACGCCATCAAGAAGGGCTTCGACGCCATGGAGGCCGACGCGAAGGCCAAGGGCGTCACCGTCGACGACATCGAGTGGGCCGTCCCGTACCTGCCGATCGACCCGAAGGACGTCGGCCGCTCCTACGAGGCCGTCATCCGGGTCAACTCGCAGTCCGGCAAGGGCGGTATCGCGTACGTCCTGAAGAACGACCACAAGCTGGACCTGCCGCGCCGCATGCAGGTCGAGTTCTCCAAGGTCATCCAGGCCAAGACCGACGCCGAGGGCGGCGAGGTCACGCCGAAGGACATCTGGAACGTCTTCCAGGACGAGTACCTGCCCAACGCGGGCAACCCGTGGGGCCGCATCCAGGTCAAGACGGGCCAGACCACGACCGACACCGACGGCGTGGACCGCCTGACGGTCGAGGCCGAGGTGGACGGCACCGAGCAGATCCTGGTCGGTACGGGCAACGGTCCGATCTCCGCGTTCTTCGACGCGCTGCAGGCCATCGGCGTCGACGCCCGCCTGCTGGACTACCAGGAGCACACGATGAGCGAGGGCGCCTCGGCCGTCGCCGCCTCGTACATCGAGGTCGCCATCGAGGACAAGGTCCTGTGGGGCATCGGCATCGACGCGAATACGACACGTGCGTCGCTGAAGGCCGTCGTCTCCGCGGTGAACCGCGCCGCCCGCTGA
- a CDS encoding tellurite resistance TerB family protein, with product MLPKLGQTRRTGLTRVLGVHTTWTTVGDGEFFCPGCGGDRNYQRRTGRRRFTVLGVPLVPRGHTGPVVQCAACEHRFGMDALDHPTTHRFSAMLRDAVHTVVLAVLATGGTASRTTLECAVGILRGAGFDDCSEVQLAALVEALVTDAGRLPEHAGSGAGLAIELHEALDPIAAHLAPAGRESILTQGARIALADGPYSAAERDVLGTVGAALTMCTDEVSELLLAAARTPS from the coding sequence GTGCTGCCGAAGCTGGGACAAACACGGCGAACCGGGCTCACGCGCGTACTCGGCGTGCACACCACCTGGACCACCGTGGGCGACGGGGAGTTCTTCTGCCCGGGCTGCGGCGGCGACCGCAACTATCAGCGGCGCACCGGCCGGCGCCGTTTCACCGTGCTCGGCGTCCCGCTCGTGCCGCGCGGCCACACCGGCCCCGTCGTCCAATGCGCCGCCTGCGAGCACCGGTTCGGCATGGACGCCCTCGACCACCCGACCACGCACCGCTTCTCGGCGATGCTCCGCGACGCCGTGCACACCGTGGTCCTCGCCGTCCTCGCGACCGGCGGCACCGCCTCCCGCACCACCCTGGAGTGTGCCGTCGGCATCCTGCGCGGCGCCGGCTTCGACGACTGCTCCGAGGTCCAACTCGCCGCGCTCGTCGAGGCGTTGGTGACCGACGCGGGCCGGCTGCCCGAGCACGCCGGATCCGGCGCCGGGCTCGCCATCGAGCTGCACGAGGCGCTCGACCCGATCGCTGCGCACCTCGCGCCCGCCGGACGGGAGTCGATCCTGACCCAGGGCGCGCGGATCGCCCTCGCGGACGGCCCGTACTCGGCCGCCGAGCGCGATGTCCTCGGCACCGTCGGCGCCGCCCTCACCATGTGCACGGACGAGGTCTCCGAACTGCTCCTGGCGGCGGCCCGCACCCCCAGCTGA
- a CDS encoding dienelactone hydrolase family protein produces MTHAEEPASEARTPGTAAVLTQTADIPVPGAPTRMTTYLARPAEPGDHPVVLLGGELWGLNDDIRAVARQVAALGHVAVVPNLYHRTDPASRDGFARSDANRAHAFDLVGRLTRDEVEADFRAAADHARPHAGAAGRTGILGFSLGGHLAYFAATRLRLAAAAIYYPGWLATPGTALSRPAPLLDDTDRIAEHGTRVALFYAGRDHIIDAAQVEAARTALTGAGVRHDITVHEEAPHAFFFPGHDTYDKVAADQSWERVADLFRTELRHGNG; encoded by the coding sequence GTGACGCACGCAGAAGAACCCGCCAGTGAAGCCCGTACACCCGGCACCGCCGCCGTCCTCACGCAGACGGCCGACATCCCGGTCCCGGGCGCGCCGACCCGCATGACCACGTACCTGGCCCGCCCCGCCGAGCCCGGCGACCACCCGGTCGTCCTCCTGGGCGGCGAACTCTGGGGCCTCAACGACGACATCCGGGCCGTCGCCCGCCAGGTCGCGGCCCTCGGTCATGTCGCCGTCGTCCCGAACCTCTACCACCGCACCGACCCCGCGTCCCGGGACGGCTTCGCCCGCTCCGACGCGAACCGCGCCCACGCCTTCGACCTCGTCGGACGGCTCACCCGCGACGAGGTCGAGGCCGACTTCCGCGCCGCCGCCGACCACGCGCGGCCCCACGCGGGCGCCGCCGGCCGCACCGGCATCCTCGGCTTCAGCCTCGGCGGCCATCTCGCCTACTTCGCCGCGACCCGCCTGCGCCTGGCCGCCGCCGCGATCTACTACCCCGGCTGGCTCGCCACCCCCGGCACGGCCCTCAGCCGGCCCGCCCCGCTCCTCGACGACACCGACCGCATCGCCGAACACGGCACGCGCGTCGCGCTGTTCTACGCCGGACGCGACCACATCATCGACGCCGCCCAGGTCGAGGCCGCCCGCACCGCCCTCACCGGGGCCGGGGTCCGCCACGACATCACCGTCCACGAGGAAGCGCCGCACGCGTTCTTCTTCCCAGGGCACGACACGTACGACAAGGTGGCCGCGGACCAGTCCTGGGAGCGGGTCGCGGACCTCTTCCGGACAGAGCTGCGGCACGGCAACGGGTGA
- a CDS encoding MFS transporter, translating into MSALALEEPAERVRRGWTVALSLANGAIWVGWYGPLQILLAQQSERFAPGTGLSKESLLAWVTGVGAVVSLAANPLFGALSDRTVSRYGRRTPWIVAGAVGGALSLLLLGVAEAVWVLFLGWCLVQLTLNAAFAAVTAAVPDRVPRLQRGAVGGWLGAAQILGVVGGTGLATLAGGTGAGYAACAVFTLVGVAPYVLRHPDLRLAAADRPAWSWRAFAAGFWLSPRAHPDFAWAWLTRFLINLGNALVLLYLFYYLRDQLHYPDPESGVLILTAVNGVTLLATVVVGGVWSDRVGRRKPFVLWSGVLIAVATGVLSGWQTWSGALVAAAVLGVGFGVFTSVDFALMTDVLPAALDRGKDLGVINIANSLPQVAAPVLAAPLVGQLGGYRVLYLVSAAIGLAGALLVHRIKGVD; encoded by the coding sequence ATGAGCGCGCTCGCCCTGGAGGAGCCCGCCGAGCGGGTCCGGCGCGGCTGGACGGTCGCCCTGTCGCTGGCCAACGGTGCGATCTGGGTGGGCTGGTACGGGCCGCTCCAGATCCTTCTCGCCCAGCAGTCGGAGCGGTTCGCGCCCGGCACCGGCCTGTCGAAGGAGTCGCTGCTCGCCTGGGTCACCGGGGTCGGGGCCGTTGTCTCCCTCGCGGCGAACCCGCTGTTCGGGGCGCTGTCCGACCGGACCGTGTCCCGCTACGGGCGGCGTACGCCGTGGATCGTGGCCGGGGCCGTCGGCGGGGCGCTGTCCCTGCTGCTGCTCGGGGTCGCGGAGGCCGTCTGGGTGCTGTTCCTGGGCTGGTGCCTGGTGCAGCTGACACTGAACGCGGCGTTCGCGGCGGTCACCGCGGCCGTGCCGGACCGGGTGCCGCGCCTCCAGCGCGGGGCGGTCGGCGGATGGCTCGGGGCCGCGCAGATCCTCGGGGTCGTCGGCGGGACCGGGCTCGCGACGCTGGCCGGCGGGACGGGGGCCGGGTACGCGGCCTGTGCCGTCTTCACGCTGGTCGGGGTCGCGCCGTACGTGCTGCGCCATCCCGATCTGCGGCTCGCCGCGGCCGATCGGCCCGCCTGGTCGTGGCGGGCCTTCGCCGCGGGGTTCTGGCTGAGCCCGCGCGCCCATCCCGACTTCGCGTGGGCCTGGCTGACCCGGTTCCTGATCAACCTCGGCAACGCGCTCGTTCTCCTGTACCTCTTCTACTACCTCCGCGACCAACTCCACTATCCGGACCCGGAGTCCGGGGTGCTGATCCTCACCGCCGTGAACGGGGTGACGCTGCTCGCCACGGTGGTGGTGGGCGGGGTCTGGTCGGACCGGGTCGGCCGGCGCAAACCGTTCGTCCTGTGGTCCGGGGTACTCATCGCCGTCGCGACGGGGGTGCTGTCCGGGTGGCAGACGTGGAGCGGGGCGCTCGTCGCCGCCGCGGTGCTCGGGGTGGGCTTCGGTGTCTTCACCTCCGTCGACTTCGCCCTGATGACGGACGTGCTTCCGGCGGCCCTGGACCGGGGCAAGGACCTCGGCGTCATCAACATCGCGAACTCCCTGCCGCAGGTGGCCGCGCCCGTACTGGCCGCGCCGCTGGTCGGCCAACTGGGCGGCTACCGGGTCCTCTACCTGGTCTCAGCGGCGATCGGCCTCGCGGGCGCGCTGCTGGTCCATCGCATCAAGGGGGTGGACTGA